A window from Mycolicibacterium tokaiense encodes these proteins:
- a CDS encoding ABC transporter permease, giving the protein MLARYFFKRVLYSLAVMLVVLVLVWILVNQVGDPARLILPPSADQQLYLDTRAAMGLDDPLLEQFWRSFSGWLQADFGNSLWQKVPALPLVLDRIPATLLLTLCTFLIAIPLALALGVVSALRPDGLLDRVLTTVSLAGVSIADFWLGLMLILVVGVQFHLLPTSGYGGLEYVILPALTLAFRPIGRLAQVARSALVEEMQKPYIVTLRAQGMSEGRIIRRHALKNSMIPIITVGSDELASFLNGAVVIETIFAWPGIGSLFIQAINRRDLPLVLACVFVIAAMVILVNLVVDLAYAWIDPRATITGGGGLRRRRRRMRQSAAAVAESPTGQAPAQLATASSGAVEPSRMS; this is encoded by the coding sequence ATGCTTGCTCGCTATTTCTTCAAGAGAGTCCTGTACTCGCTGGCTGTGATGCTCGTCGTCCTGGTCCTGGTGTGGATCCTGGTCAATCAGGTCGGCGATCCCGCCCGCCTGATCCTGCCGCCCTCGGCGGACCAGCAGCTCTATCTCGATACCCGCGCGGCAATGGGTCTCGATGATCCACTGCTGGAGCAGTTTTGGCGGTCTTTCTCGGGGTGGCTGCAGGCAGATTTCGGAAACTCGCTGTGGCAGAAGGTGCCGGCTCTCCCGCTGGTGTTGGACCGAATCCCGGCAACATTGTTGCTGACGCTTTGTACCTTCCTCATCGCGATCCCGCTGGCGCTGGCCCTGGGCGTGGTCTCCGCGCTGCGCCCCGACGGACTGCTGGATCGGGTCCTGACCACGGTGTCGCTCGCGGGCGTCTCGATCGCCGACTTCTGGCTCGGCCTGATGCTCATCCTCGTGGTGGGAGTCCAGTTCCATCTGCTACCCACATCCGGATACGGCGGCCTGGAGTACGTCATCCTGCCTGCCCTCACCCTTGCCTTCAGGCCGATCGGTCGCCTGGCGCAGGTGGCGCGGTCGGCGTTGGTGGAGGAGATGCAGAAGCCTTACATCGTCACATTGCGGGCGCAGGGGATGAGTGAGGGACGCATCATCCGCCGGCATGCACTGAAGAACAGCATGATCCCGATCATCACCGTCGGCAGTGACGAACTCGCCAGCTTCCTCAACGGCGCCGTGGTGATCGAGACAATTTTTGCGTGGCCTGGGATCGGGAGTCTGTTCATCCAGGCGATCAACCGACGGGATCTGCCATTGGTGCTCGCTTGCGTGTTCGTGATCGCTGCAATGGTGATCCTGGTCAACCTGGTGGTCGACCTGGCCTATGCGTGGATCGATCCGCGCGCCACCATCACGGGCGGAGGAGGGTTACGGCGTCGCCGGCGGCGGATGCGCCAGAGCGCCGCGGCGGTGGCCGAGTCGCCCACCGGCCAGGCGCCGGCCCAGTTGGCCACAGCGTCGTCTGGAGCTGTGGAGCCGTCGAGAATGTCGTGA
- a CDS encoding CaiB/BaiF CoA transferase family protein produces MSEALATGPLAGVRVLDFTERMQGPYGTQILADLGAEVIKVERRVSLTVDGRPDERYGPNGRYGLDPEDTTFYAAGFLANNRNKKSVPIDLKNEHGKELVKRLVAASDVVYENFRPGVMARLGFGYEDCVKLNPSVIYASASGFGPDGPYQRRPGQDVLTQAISGFGAMNVSADGRPTPVAMSITDLLGGMNGAIAVLAALHHRQRTGEGQLVEVNLLASGIAAQSEQAVHFLNSDVGEPSRRTVMHAHAYIPAPYGFYATKDGYLALSSGKQIPELCRILEIDDLSEDPRFSDPRSRDRHREEFEALLEAALQSRTTAEWLGLMIPEGLFAAQVNSFAEAFSDEQVEQQGMITTVDSPVGPLKLLAPPYSLSRTPATIRTAPPRHGEHTDEVLQAVGLTAEEISTLRAARAI; encoded by the coding sequence ATGAGCGAGGCGTTGGCAACCGGTCCCCTGGCCGGAGTCCGGGTTCTGGACTTCACCGAGCGGATGCAGGGTCCCTACGGCACTCAGATTCTGGCTGACCTGGGCGCCGAAGTCATCAAGGTGGAGCGGCGGGTGTCCTTGACCGTGGATGGCCGACCCGATGAACGCTACGGCCCCAACGGTCGCTACGGGCTGGACCCGGAGGACACCACCTTCTATGCCGCGGGGTTCTTGGCCAACAATCGCAACAAGAAGAGCGTGCCGATCGATCTGAAGAACGAGCACGGCAAGGAGCTGGTCAAGCGACTGGTCGCCGCCAGTGATGTGGTGTACGAGAACTTCCGGCCCGGAGTGATGGCCCGGTTGGGATTCGGCTACGAGGACTGCGTGAAGCTGAACCCGTCGGTGATCTATGCGTCGGCGTCCGGCTTCGGCCCCGATGGGCCGTACCAGCGCCGGCCCGGACAGGATGTGCTGACACAGGCGATCAGCGGCTTCGGCGCCATGAACGTATCGGCGGACGGCAGGCCCACTCCGGTGGCCATGTCGATCACGGATCTTCTCGGCGGGATGAACGGTGCGATCGCGGTGCTTGCCGCGCTGCATCACCGGCAGCGCACGGGTGAGGGGCAGCTGGTCGAGGTGAATCTGTTGGCCAGCGGTATTGCTGCCCAGTCCGAGCAGGCGGTTCACTTCCTGAACTCCGATGTCGGTGAGCCCAGCCGGCGGACCGTCATGCATGCCCACGCCTACATCCCCGCCCCGTACGGCTTCTATGCCACCAAGGACGGTTATCTGGCGTTGTCGAGCGGCAAGCAGATCCCCGAGCTGTGCCGCATCCTGGAGATCGACGACCTCAGCGAGGACCCCCGATTCTCCGACCCCCGCTCACGCGACCGGCACCGCGAAGAATTCGAGGCATTGCTCGAGGCGGCATTGCAGTCCCGGACCACCGCAGAATGGCTCGGTCTGATGATTCCCGAAGGACTTTTTGCGGCCCAGGTCAATTCGTTCGCCGAGGCGTTCTCCGACGAGCAGGTGGAGCAGCAGGGAATGATCACCACAGTGGACTCCCCGGTGGGGCCGCTCAAACTGCTGGCTCCGCCGTACTCACTCTCGCGCACCCCGGCCACCATCCGCACAGCACC